The Coffea arabica cultivar ET-39 chromosome 3c, Coffea Arabica ET-39 HiFi, whole genome shotgun sequence genome contains a region encoding:
- the LOC113734113 gene encoding early nodulin-like protein 12 isoform X2 has product MRFFPANSWKLQDYCFLKFGVLELGYCREAILTCVPEPANLECHLNQNDSVLHSVVSVFVYNPQFHNVMQVTHTEYQACNASSPIATHTTGNDTITITTHGHHLFLCGVPGHCQSGQKVDINVIRTALAPTPSATPSPPPVQTPAPAPNAASPLYNSNRLVRDLGTAIAVAMNILCGFI; this is encoded by the exons ATGAGGTTTTTTCCAGCTAATTCATGGAAGCTTCAAGACTACTGCTTCTTGAAGTTTGGTGTGTTGGAGTTAGGTTACTGTAGGGAGGCTATTTTAACGTGTGTGCCAGAACCAGCAAACTTGGAG TGCCACCTCAATCAGAATGACTCTGTTCTGCATTCTGTTGTATCAGTTTTCGTGTACAATCCCCAGTTTCACAATGTGATGCAAGTAACACATACTGAGTATCAGGCATGCAATGCCTCATCCCCTATTGCAACTCACACAACAGGCAATGATACAATAACAATTACTACTCATGGTCACCACCTCTTTCTGTGTGGTGTACCTGGTCACTGCCAATCTGGACAGAAGGTCGATATCAACGTTATCCGAACTGCACTGGCTCCTACTCCATCAGCGACACCATCTCCTCCTCCTGTGCAAACGCCAGCACCAGCTCCAAATGCTGCTTCTCCGCTTTACAATTCAAATAGGCTCGTCAGAGACCTTGGCACAGCTATAGCTGTTGCTATGAATATACTTTGTGGTTTTATTTGA
- the LOC113734113 gene encoding mavicyanin isoform X1, giving the protein MAFAAGNYRVLAVVLLVLSASFQVSVGAVYKVGDSAGWTTIGNVDYKQWAATKNFRVGDVILFVYNPQFHNVMQVTHTEYQACNASSPIATHTTGNDTITITTHGHHLFLCGVPGHCQSGQKVDINVIRTALAPTPSATPSPPPVQTPAPAPNAASPLYNSNRLVRDLGTAIAVAMNILCGFI; this is encoded by the exons aTGGCTTTTGCGGCGGGAAACTATAGGGTTCTAGCAGTGGTGTTGTTGGTTCTTTCTGCTTCTTTCCAGGTTTCAGTTGGAGCTGTTTACAAGGTTGGAGACTCTGCAGGCTGGACTACAATTGGCAATGTTGATTACAAGCAATGGGCTGCTACTAAAAACTTTCGAGTTGGTGATGTTATTC TTTTCGTGTACAATCCCCAGTTTCACAATGTGATGCAAGTAACACATACTGAGTATCAGGCATGCAATGCCTCATCCCCTATTGCAACTCACACAACAGGCAATGATACAATAACAATTACTACTCATGGTCACCACCTCTTTCTGTGTGGTGTACCTGGTCACTGCCAATCTGGACAGAAGGTCGATATCAACGTTATCCGAACTGCACTGGCTCCTACTCCATCAGCGACACCATCTCCTCCTCCTGTGCAAACGCCAGCACCAGCTCCAAATGCTGCTTCTCCGCTTTACAATTCAAATAGGCTCGTCAGAGACCTTGGCACAGCTATAGCTGTTGCTATGAATATACTTTGTGGTTTTATTTGA